In Labrys monachus, the genomic stretch GGTGCCGTGATTGAGGATCTGGTGGTCGGCGGTCGGCACATGGGTGTGGGTGCCGACGACGAGGCTGGCGCGGCCGTCGGCGAAATGGCCGAGCGCCTGCTTCTCGCTGGTCGCCTCGGCATGCACGTCGACGATGACCGCATCGGCGCCGAGGCCGAGCGGGCAGGCGGCAAGCTCGCGCTCCAGCGCGGCGAAGGGATCGTCGAGCGCATCCATGTAGATGCGGCCCATGACCTGGACGACGAGCAGGCGGGCGCCGCTCCGCGTCTCGATCAGGGTGGCGCCGCGCCCCGGCGTGCCCTTGGGATAATTGGCGGGGCGCAGCAGGCGCGGCGCCCTTTCGATGAAGACGAGCGCCTCGCGCTGGTCGAAGGAGTGGTTGCCGAGCGTCACCACATCGGCGCCGGCCGCCATGATATCGTCGTAGATCGCTTCCGTCAGCCCGAAGCCGCCGGCGGCGTTCTCGCCGTTGATGACGACGGCGTCGAGCTTCCAGGCCTGGCGCAGGCCCGGCAGGCGGTCGGCCACGGCATTGCGCCCCGAGCGGCCGACGATGTCGCCGAGAAAGAGCAGGCGCATGTCAGGCGCCCGCCACGGCGATGATCTCGGCCTCGGTCGCGATGGCGTCGAGCGGAACGTCGTGATGTTCGGCCGGCAGGTCCTCGGTCTCCTGGCAGGCGAAGGCGTAGCCGAGCGCGAAGACGGGATGGCGGGCGCGCAGCATCGGGATGGTGCGGTCGTAGAAGCCGGCGCCGTAGCCGATGCGATAGCCGCGCCGGTCGAAGGCGACCGGCGGCACCAGAAGGACCTGCGGATAGACTTC encodes the following:
- a CDS encoding TIGR00282 family metallophosphoesterase, which codes for MRLLFLGDIVGRSGRNAVADRLPGLRQAWKLDAVVINGENAAGGFGLTEAIYDDIMAAGADVVTLGNHSFDQREALVFIERAPRLLRPANYPKGTPGRGATLIETRSGARLLVVQVMGRIYMDALDDPFAALERELAACPLGLGADAVIVDVHAEATSEKQALGHFADGRASLVVGTHTHVPTADHQILNHGTAYMSDAGMCGDYDSVLGMDKEEPVRRFVQKTPGLRLEPATGEATLSGIAVETDDRTGLAIRIAPVRVGGRLSQAVPDFW